Part of the Pirellulales bacterium genome is shown below.
GCTCACGCTGGTCCCCGACGAACTCCTTGCCGGCGAGTTTGACGCGCGCGGCGAGGGCGACGGCTGAGCTGGGCGAAAGCCGGAAGCGCAAGTAGTTGGCCCGGCCGCACGTCGGCGCTGAGTCGGCGAACAGCCGCTGCGGCGGCGGCTTCAGCTCCACCAGGATCTCGGTCGCGGTTTCGGCCAGGTATTTGCCGGAGCGCAGGTACCACGGCACCCCTTCCCAGCGCCAGGAGTCGATGGACAGCCGCAGAGCGCAGAACGTCTCGACGTCGGAGCTCTTCGCCACGTCGGGCTCCTTCCGATAGCCGGCGTACTGGCCGCGCACCAGGTCGTCGGGCGTCAGCGGGCGCATGGCTTGAAAGACCTTGACTTTCTCGCTGTGTACGGCCCCATAGTCCCTGTCGGCCGGCGGCTCCATGGCAAGCAGCGCGACGACCTGGAAGAGGTGGTTCTGCACCACGTCGCGCAGGCAGCCGGCCGTTTCGTAAAACCCGCCGCGGTCCTCCACACCGAAGTTCTCGGAAAGGGTCACCTGGACGCTGGCCACGTAATTACGGTTCCAGATCGGTTCCAGAAACGTGTTGGCGAAGCGGAAATAGAGGATATTCATGATCGCCTCACGCGATGTCAGTCCGCCAACGGGGAAAGAAACGCGTCGGGCTGCCACCTGGCTGCCGCATCACCCGCGGAGCTTCTTGATAAAACGCTTAAAGACGTTGATCGTGAAAATGAATGCCTTGAGGCCCAGCCCGATCAACGCGGCGCGCCACGCGTAAGGCCAAAAAAGAGCGACGATTCCTCCCGTGGCCAAAAGAGCGCCCAGCATCAATAAAAACCTCTGGAAACTGCCGGTGCTTTCGGCTTCACGCTGCAATTGCTCGAACTGCTCGGCGGAGGATTCATCATCGATGGCGATGGCGTCGGCCTGAACCGCGAGGCGGAGGAGGATCTGGGCGCGTAGCACCGTTTGGCTGAGACCCATCGCGAAGCACGCCAAGGCCAGGAAGATCGGCGCTCCTACCCAAAGGTCGAGATTCGCCGCGAGCAAAAGCCACACGCCGCCTGCGATCAACCCCAGAAAGACGATCGCCAGCAGACGGTCGGACTGGGCGTCGAGCCGAATCGCATTCTGGGTGCAGTCGAAGTGCAACCGGTCCAGTGCGCTCTCGTCTTCGAGTTCCTCGACGACCCGTGTCGCGGCGTCCGCCCAGGCCATCGGACGGTGCTGCTGTTGCCGCTGCCTTTTTTTTCGCATTTCCGCATCCTTACGTCCATAACGCGCTCTCAAACGGAGCGTGATCGCAGCCAGCATACCACGTCACGAGCCACGTCGTCGAGGGACTCGCGCCGCGGGCCGCGACATTCGAACCACTTGCGGCGTCTGCGCGATGTCGGCATCGGGCAGCGGACTGAGGCAGTCGTCCCGCGCAGCTCGCGCAAAAAATTGCCCAGAGAGATGTGCCCGACCGCCCCATTCGCGTCACCGTCATCTCGCACCGCCTTTCGGATGGCGCGAGGGCAATCGGTTTGGCGCAAGAATTCATCGGCGAGCCGCTCGCCGAGATCCGTTGAGTCGCCTTGATTTTCTCCTGCCGTTCTCGTTGGCGGCCATGTTGGACACCCTCTTCTGGTAAGCCAGCGTTAACCAGACGACCGCGGCCTCGCTTAGAGTTGCCACGAAAGCAGCGGCATTGGTCGCTGGTTGAGTTTGGGCCCAAAAACGCTGGTGCGCAAAGCCACGAACCAGGTGGAGGTCATGATTACGTTGGCCATGGTGGCGGGGGGCTATGCCTTGGCGGGCGCCCTGGGCGTTTCGGGACCAATCGCAATGGTTGTCGCGGGGCTGTTCATTGGCAACCGCGGCCGCGCCCTGGCCATGTCGGAGTTGACGCGCCATCGGCTCGACGTCTTTTGGGAGCTGATCGATGAGATTCTGAACGCCGTCTTGTTCGTGCTGGTCGGCCTGGAGCTGGTCACCCTGAGATTTACCGGCACGCCGATCTTGGCCGGGCTGGCGATGGTGCCGGTGGTGCTTCTCGCCCGGCTGGTGTCGATCGGCCTGCCGCTGGGGCTGCTGAGCTATTGGCAGCGCATCAGTCGGGCGACGATCTACGTGCTCACCTGGAGTGGCCTGCGCGGTGGCATCTCGCTGGCGCTGGCACTGTCGCTGCATGGGCATTTCCGGGCGGCTTCCCTGCCCGACGTGGTGCTGCCCTTGACGTATATCGTGGTGGTTTTCTCGGTCGTGGTTCAGGGGCTGACGGTGGGCCGCGTCATCTCGCGGGCGAT
Proteins encoded:
- a CDS encoding cation:proton antiporter; amino-acid sequence: MRKATNQVEVMITLAMVAGGYALAGALGVSGPIAMVVAGLFIGNRGRALAMSELTRHRLDVFWELIDEILNAVLFVLVGLELVTLRFTGTPILAGLAMVPVVLLARLVSIGLPLGLLSYWQRISRATIYVLTWSGLRGGISLALALSLHGHFRAASLPDVVLPLTYIVVVFSVVVQGLTVGRVISRAMAVEGTAPLAEESVDAASG